Proteins encoded by one window of Fusarium graminearum PH-1 chromosome 1, whole genome shotgun sequence:
- a CDS encoding ubiquitin-conjugating enzyme E2-20 kDa translates to MEYTMENSQNPAPQAAKVNAGSKGPDSQSTTKRLQTELMQLMTSPAPGVSAFPSADGDLLSWTATIEGPEDTPYSGLTLKLSFAFPSNYPYAAPTVLFKTPIYHPNVDFSGRICLDILKDKWTAAYNIQTVLLSLQSLLGEPNNASPLNGEAAELWDKDAEEFQKKVLARHVDIEDE, encoded by the exons ATGGAGTACACTATGGAAAACAGCCAGAACCCTGCTCCTCAAGCCGCCAAGGTTAACGCTGGTTCCAAGGGTCCCGACTCTCAGAGCACCACCAAGAG ACTCCAGACCGAGTTGATGCAGCTCATGACATCGCCCGCTCCCGGTGTCTCTGCCTTCCCCTCTGCAGATGGCGACCTCCTATCATGGACTGCCACTATCGAGGGTCCTGAAGATACCCCTTACTCTGGTCTGACCTTAAAGCTCAGCTTCGCCTTCCCTTCCAACTACCCCTATGCGGCACCCACGGTGCTCTTCAAGACGCCCATCTACCACCCTAATGTCGACTTCTCCGGCCGTATCTGCTTGGATATCCTCAAGGACAAGTGGACTGCCGCTTACAACATCCAGACTGTTCTCCTCAGTCTGCAGAGCTTACTCGGTGAGCCCAACAA TGCCTCCCCCCTCAACGGTGAGGCTGCTGAGTTGTGGGACAAGGACGCCGAGGAGTTCCAGAAGAAGGTGCTGGCACGTCACGTAGATATCGAGGACGAATAA
- a CDS encoding 60S ribosomal protein L31 — translation MSSTKKPSGKTQRSAIADVVAREYTIHMHKRLHGVTFKKRAPKAIKEIKAFATKSMGTSDVRIDPQLNKKVWEQGIKGVDYRIRVRISRRRNDEEGAKEKLYSYVQAVNVKDPKGLPTVVVEE, via the exons ATGTCGTCGACCAAGAAGCCCTCCGGCAAGACTCAGCGCTCCGCCATTGCGGATGTCGTCGCCCGCGAGTACACCATCCACATGCACAAGCGA CTCCATGGTGTcaccttcaagaagagggctcccaaggccatcaaggagatcaaggcctTTGCCACCAAGTCTATG GGTACCTCCGATGTTCGCATCGACCctcagctcaacaagaaggtCTGGGAGCAGGGTATCAAGGGTGTCGACTACCGAATCCGCGTGCGAATTTCCCGACGACGAAACGACGAGGAGggtgccaaggagaagctgtACAGCTACGTCCAGGCCGTGAACGTCAAGGACCCCAAGGGCCTCCCCacggttgttgttgaggaatAA